The following are encoded in a window of Parachlamydiales bacterium genomic DNA:
- a CDS encoding ABC transporter permease, whose protein sequence is MLKKHGVLYPTYNLCFQRLEQIWAIVETDLRKLKHDPFELVTRMIQPSIWLLIFGQAMANTRAIPTGSLSYLDFIAPGILAQSILFISIFFGISLIWERDMGILHKILVSPAPRSILVIGRAIAAGIRGVSQIFIIYFLSFILGIHLRLEILAFMGVIVTVMLGGAIFSTFSLIIATIVKKRERFMGIGQVLTMPLFFASNALYPIENMPGWLQTLSILNPLTYQVDALRNFMITNEVSATGLLLDFGVGIAVFTLLVVIATRSYPKILY, encoded by the coding sequence ATGTTAAAGAAACACGGAGTACTATATCCAACCTATAATCTGTGTTTCCAACGATTGGAGCAGATATGGGCAATTGTCGAAACTGACCTTAGGAAACTGAAGCACGATCCCTTTGAATTAGTGACCCGTATGATTCAGCCCTCCATTTGGCTGTTGATATTTGGTCAGGCAATGGCAAACACACGGGCTATTCCTACAGGTTCCTTATCTTATCTCGACTTTATTGCTCCCGGGATTTTGGCACAAAGCATCCTCTTCATCTCTATTTTCTTTGGCATATCATTGATATGGGAAAGGGATATGGGGATTTTACATAAGATTCTTGTGTCACCGGCTCCCCGTAGCATTTTAGTCATTGGCAGGGCTATAGCTGCCGGAATTCGCGGTGTATCTCAGATATTCATCATCTATTTTCTATCCTTTATCTTAGGTATTCATTTGCGGTTAGAAATTTTAGCTTTTATGGGTGTTATTGTTACTGTCATGCTCGGCGGAGCTATCTTCTCTACGTTTTCGTTAATTATTGCCACTATTGTGAAGAAGAGGGAACGCTTTATGGGAATAGGACAGGTTTTGACCATGCCCCTGTTCTTTGCAAGCAATGCCTTATATCCTATTGAGAACATGCCGGGATGGCTGCAGACGCTTTCCATCCTGAATCCATTGACGTATCAGGTAGATGCACTGCGTAATTTTATGATCACTAATGAAGTCAGTGCGACAGGGCTTTTGCTAGATTTCGGTGTGGGGATAGCTGTCTTTACATTATTAGTCGTCATTGCTACCAGAAGCTATCCTAAAATACTTTATTAG
- a CDS encoding NADH-quinone oxidoreductase subunit A: protein MGDYFPVYLYFGFVLLLTLVILGATSLFPSRKNTVKFMPYESGIQTQTHLLQKRFPLRYYLVALIFLVFDVEVIFLYPWAVVGKQIGAFAFYEMTFFLAALLVGLTYIWRKGGLQWE, encoded by the coding sequence TTGGGCGATTATTTTCCTGTCTATTTATACTTCGGTTTTGTGCTGCTGCTTACGCTGGTCATTCTGGGGGCAACCTCACTATTTCCTTCGCGCAAAAATACTGTAAAATTTATGCCCTATGAATCGGGTATACAAACACAGACGCACCTGCTCCAAAAAAGATTTCCGCTGAGATACTATCTTGTCGCACTGATATTTCTAGTGTTCGATGTTGAAGTGATTTTTCTATATCCCTGGGCTGTTGTTGGAAAACAAATCGGTGCTTTTGCTTTCTATGAAATGACTTTTTTCTTAGCAGCTTTACTTGTGGGACTGACATATATCTGGCGTAAAGGGGGATTGCAATGGGAATGA
- a CDS encoding NADH-quinone oxidoreductase subunit D produces MSKSTNNPTELGLSDEIMELNLGPQHPSTHGVLRLVLHLDGELVVSVEPVIGYLHTGVEKECETRSYHQVFTLVDRLDYLSGPAEEEAYASTVEKLMQIEVPERAQTIRLILLELARISSHLIWLGTSALELNMSSIFMYCFAEREKIMDLFEEVSGARMFPTFWRVGGIARDLNPGFEDHVKAFLKSFPSMWKDMDNLLTHNYVWNTRLKGIAVIDQEQCKQYMCTGPVIRGAGVAYDIRKVYPYLGYENYTFDVPVFPEGDAYARYMVRMEEMQQSASIIQQALAKLKPGPIIIDDRKVALPPRHELPRSMEAVIHQFKLVSEGMHPPVGEVYNCVESARGELGYYLVSDGSNKPYRLRVRSPSFPHVQVLRDILKGHMVADVVVAIASVDPILGDVDR; encoded by the coding sequence ATGTCAAAAAGTACAAATAATCCTACCGAATTAGGCCTTTCTGATGAGATCATGGAGCTTAACCTTGGTCCTCAGCATCCATCAACGCATGGTGTACTCAGGCTCGTTCTACATCTTGACGGCGAGCTTGTCGTCTCGGTTGAGCCTGTCATTGGTTATCTCCATACTGGGGTCGAAAAGGAATGTGAAACTCGCAGCTATCATCAGGTCTTCACTCTTGTCGATCGTCTAGATTATCTCTCCGGCCCTGCAGAAGAAGAGGCTTATGCCTCTACAGTAGAAAAATTAATGCAGATTGAAGTGCCTGAGAGAGCCCAGACAATCCGTTTGATCTTGCTGGAGTTAGCCCGTATTTCAAGCCATCTCATTTGGCTAGGAACCAGTGCTCTAGAACTTAATATGTCCTCCATTTTCATGTATTGCTTTGCTGAACGTGAAAAGATTATGGACCTATTCGAGGAAGTCTCTGGCGCTAGAATGTTCCCTACCTTTTGGCGTGTCGGAGGGATAGCGCGGGACCTTAATCCCGGATTTGAAGATCACGTCAAAGCTTTTCTGAAGTCTTTTCCCTCCATGTGGAAGGACATGGACAACCTCCTAACACATAATTACGTTTGGAATACACGGTTAAAGGGCATTGCAGTCATCGATCAAGAGCAATGCAAGCAGTATATGTGTACCGGACCTGTAATACGCGGTGCAGGAGTAGCTTATGACATACGCAAAGTCTATCCCTACTTAGGCTATGAAAATTACACATTTGATGTCCCTGTTTTCCCGGAAGGGGATGCCTATGCACGCTATATGGTCCGTATGGAAGAAATGCAGCAAAGCGCTTCGATCATTCAACAAGCACTTGCAAAGCTAAAACCAGGACCCATCATTATTGACGATAGGAAAGTTGCATTGCCTCCACGGCATGAACTACCGCGCAGCATGGAAGCTGTAATTCACCAATTTAAACTGGTCAGCGAAGGAATGCACCCGCCTGTAGGTGAAGTGTATAATTGTGTTGAATCTGCAAGAGGGGAATTAGGATACTATCTGGTCAGTGATGGTAGCAATAAACCCTACCGCTTAAGGGTAAGGTCTCCTTCTTTCCCTCACGTTCAAGTTTTGAGGGATATTTTGAAGGGACATATGGTTGCAGATGTCGTTGTTGCTATAGCTAGCGTAGATCCAATATTGGGAGATGTAGACCGCTGA
- the nuoE gene encoding NADH-quinone oxidoreductase subunit NuoE, which yields MLNEEIRNSILELQKQYPQRRSALIPALHLAQMQEGYLPREIQDEVAALFNIDPNEVNAVVTFYDMFFEEPTGKHILHVCKNVSCMLRGGDGLLSRLCHKLRIAPGGTTEDEEFTVIASECLGACDRAPMMIVDDKVVGPVNPDDLDKILEEAKKGPGHPCPAELLGGSHG from the coding sequence ATGTTAAATGAAGAAATTCGCAATTCAATTTTAGAGCTGCAGAAGCAATACCCACAAAGAAGGTCAGCGCTTATTCCTGCTTTACATCTTGCACAAATGCAAGAAGGCTACCTCCCGCGCGAAATTCAAGATGAAGTTGCAGCTTTATTCAATATCGACCCGAATGAAGTCAATGCCGTTGTCACTTTTTACGACATGTTCTTTGAGGAGCCTACTGGAAAACACATCCTTCACGTTTGTAAAAATGTGTCCTGCATGCTGCGTGGCGGAGACGGTCTGCTTTCAAGACTGTGCCATAAATTACGTATTGCACCCGGCGGAACAACTGAGGATGAAGAATTTACTGTCATTGCTTCCGAATGCCTTGGCGCATGTGACCGCGCCCCTATGATGATAGTGGATGATAAGGTCGTAGGCCCTGTCAATCCGGATGATTTAGACAAAATCCTTGAAGAAGCAAAAAAAGGCCCAGGACACCCCTGTCCGGCTGAATTGTTAGGGGGATCGCATGGCTGA
- a CDS encoding NADH-quinone oxidoreductase subunit B family protein, protein MGMTPKEKTPFLVAPLEKLINWARANSLWPAQFGLACCAIEMMTTASARYDLARFGAEVFRASPRQSDVMIVAGRVSQKMAPVLKTVYDQMLDPKWVIAMGDCSSTGGIYNNYAIVQGVDKLVPVDVYLAGCPPRPEALIDALIMLQKKIRNENVFAWEPGEKNL, encoded by the coding sequence ATGGGAATGACGCCAAAAGAGAAAACGCCTTTTTTAGTGGCGCCTCTAGAAAAACTTATTAACTGGGCTAGGGCTAATTCGCTATGGCCTGCGCAATTCGGATTAGCTTGTTGCGCAATCGAGATGATGACCACAGCATCTGCACGCTATGATCTCGCTCGGTTTGGTGCAGAAGTCTTTCGTGCATCCCCTAGACAAAGCGATGTGATGATTGTAGCTGGACGGGTAAGCCAAAAAATGGCTCCTGTTTTAAAGACGGTATACGATCAGATGTTAGACCCTAAATGGGTCATTGCGATGGGGGATTGTTCCTCTACCGGCGGGATTTACAACAACTATGCCATTGTACAGGGGGTTGATAAACTAGTTCCCGTCGATGTGTATTTGGCCGGGTGCCCGCCACGCCCTGAGGCGTTGATTGATGCTTTAATAATGCTGCAAAAGAAAATTAGAAACGAAAATGTTTTTGCTTGGGAACCGGGTGAAAAAAACTTATGA
- a CDS encoding Lpg1974 family pore-forming outer membrane protein produces the protein MKYLLKGLGFILTGCVSLFTTQLQGDYFDDTYPCCNNYVANDCALCDDFFGKATFSADLLYWTARQQGLDYDITTSSTLATVLGAEGLNVTQQADTTTHTSRYHFDWRLGYRFGLGYEFTADGWNLFLNWTHIPGKASGHREQTPGLLATGSWRLTFDSVDALLRSPLYCTNSGFNWSFLAGVRAARINQKIRARAPAFSFSPSQSPFFTTSVTISQSNSITTNNYRGVGPEIGVNLSWDLCSGFSLFGKANGTLLYSRARQKNYFSNSNAITTFAAAPFVQISNSTFSFKNSNHFWQIVSDFAVGISWLQTVDFFECDSEFEMRLAWEHSQWYGHLHTRGGTNDLGFDGVTLSAALSY, from the coding sequence ATGAAATACCTACTTAAGGGATTGGGCTTTATTCTAACAGGATGTGTATCCCTATTTACAACCCAACTACAAGGCGATTACTTTGATGACACCTACCCTTGCTGCAATAACTATGTAGCAAACGATTGCGCATTATGCGACGATTTCTTCGGCAAAGCGACCTTTAGCGCAGACCTGTTATATTGGACGGCCCGTCAACAAGGCTTGGATTATGATATTACAACTTCTTCTACCCTAGCAACAGTCTTAGGGGCTGAGGGACTAAACGTAACTCAGCAAGCAGATACAACTACGCATACAAGCAGATATCATTTTGATTGGAGGCTTGGCTACCGTTTTGGGTTAGGATATGAATTTACTGCGGATGGATGGAATCTGTTTCTAAATTGGACACACATTCCCGGTAAAGCATCCGGACATAGAGAACAGACTCCTGGACTTCTGGCTACAGGATCCTGGAGATTAACTTTTGACTCTGTTGATGCGCTCCTCAGATCACCTTTGTATTGCACAAATAGCGGTTTCAACTGGAGCTTTCTTGCAGGTGTTAGAGCTGCCCGTATTAACCAGAAAATAAGAGCTCGAGCTCCAGCCTTCTCCTTTAGCCCATCGCAAAGCCCATTTTTTACCACTAGCGTTACGATTAGCCAAAGCAATAGCATTACTACCAATAATTATCGAGGAGTAGGGCCTGAGATAGGAGTAAATTTATCCTGGGATCTATGCAGTGGATTTAGTCTTTTTGGAAAAGCTAATGGCACATTGTTGTATAGCCGCGCACGTCAGAAAAATTATTTTTCCAATTCCAACGCGATAACAACATTTGCTGCGGCACCATTTGTCCAAATTTCCAACAGTACATTTTCTTTTAAGAATTCTAACCACTTCTGGCAAATCGTATCTGATTTTGCTGTAGGTATTTCTTGGCTGCAAACTGTAGATTTCTTTGAGTGCGATTCTGAATTTGAAATGAGACTGGCTTGGGAGCATTCACAATGGTATGGACATCTTCATACACGTGGGGGAACTAACGATTTAGGTTTTGATGGTGTAACACTGTCTGCTGCTTTGTCATACTAA
- the nuoG gene encoding NADH-quinone oxidoreductase subunit NuoG has protein sequence MTVETKEQTVMVNLTIDGTPISVPKGTTVYTAAKQLGIEIPIFCYHDRMPPFGACRMCLVEVEKMPKLQASCTLEATEGMNVVTQSNRAVSGRKTILELLLINHPLDCPICDRGGECPLQDQTLKYGPGESRFFEEKRHFKKALALGPVLMLDRERCITCARCTRFGDVIAGDHALEFIERGYKTEVGTPDSGPAESKFIGNTIEICPVGALTSKVYRFRARPWDNDATPSTCTLCPVGCSMYLDSRDGEIVRTRSKENKDVNDVWLCDKGYFGYEFVYHPERLNTPLVRRDGKLEPTTWENALQLVADKMKSFKANGKLAGLGGNPLTTEENFLFQKLMREFAGVNHVDNRVGTPVIAADDEGLAPGMEMSIGETEELSYAILCGIDLTEEFPVIWLRLRQAIHRKAKVVFIGHFAPEIAKHLDNVIVHTPGQEVDILKKHLPELLQANKKGAIFVGSQYLANPQRKAILAELLNAKHKTPGLSLNIMQGKGNSQGSRLAGMRPDIGPLGTSPNQPGFDSIKVFEETARSGWDLLYVAGANPAANFSKEHWQTIRSKLQFLVVQDLFLNETAQTADVVLPALCFIEKRGSFINIEGRIQQIHPGKDIPKDIYSDGEIFSLIAQKIDNTRTLALDSQFAEKLKAERLIIRHKESIEGPFPMDTASSKEGLKATFARVLFDRGVRMKHDPHLIQLAKSPFIRIHPKEALVRSLKDGDKVRLSANEKSITGKVKLDSNVADNTIVLPVGFGDLPVHELANNLLNGLVIELRKEV, from the coding sequence ATGACTGTAGAAACAAAAGAACAGACCGTCATGGTCAATCTAACAATAGACGGCACACCTATTTCTGTGCCGAAAGGGACTACCGTGTATACCGCTGCCAAGCAGCTAGGTATTGAGATCCCTATCTTTTGTTATCACGACCGTATGCCTCCGTTTGGCGCCTGCCGCATGTGCCTTGTTGAAGTGGAAAAAATGCCCAAGCTTCAAGCTTCTTGTACTTTAGAAGCTACCGAAGGGATGAATGTCGTTACCCAAAGCAATCGCGCCGTTTCGGGCAGGAAGACCATTCTCGAACTCCTCCTTATCAATCACCCCCTGGACTGTCCTATCTGCGACCGCGGCGGCGAATGTCCTCTGCAAGATCAAACCCTAAAATACGGTCCGGGTGAAAGCCGATTCTTTGAAGAAAAAAGACACTTCAAAAAAGCTCTGGCATTAGGACCTGTGCTTATGCTAGACCGTGAACGCTGCATTACCTGTGCACGCTGCACTCGATTTGGAGACGTTATAGCTGGAGACCACGCCCTGGAGTTTATTGAAAGGGGATATAAAACCGAAGTGGGCACACCCGACAGCGGTCCGGCGGAATCAAAATTCATCGGCAATACAATAGAAATTTGCCCTGTAGGTGCCCTGACAAGTAAAGTTTACCGCTTCCGTGCCCGCCCTTGGGATAACGATGCGACACCCAGCACATGCACCCTCTGTCCTGTAGGTTGCAGTATGTATCTCGACTCCCGCGATGGCGAGATTGTGCGCACACGTTCTAAAGAAAACAAAGACGTCAACGATGTATGGCTCTGTGATAAAGGGTATTTCGGGTACGAATTTGTTTATCATCCTGAACGCCTCAATACACCCTTAGTCAGGCGCGATGGCAAGTTGGAACCCACCACCTGGGAAAATGCTCTGCAGCTTGTTGCGGATAAGATGAAGTCGTTTAAAGCAAACGGAAAACTTGCAGGATTAGGGGGGAATCCGCTGACAACAGAAGAAAATTTCTTATTCCAAAAGCTCATGCGTGAATTTGCAGGTGTAAACCACGTTGATAATCGCGTTGGAACACCCGTAATCGCAGCCGATGACGAAGGTCTCGCTCCGGGAATGGAAATGTCCATCGGTGAAACGGAGGAGCTTTCTTACGCTATCTTGTGTGGAATCGACCTTACAGAAGAATTTCCGGTCATATGGCTGCGCTTAAGGCAGGCCATCCACCGTAAAGCTAAAGTTGTATTTATAGGACACTTCGCCCCGGAAATAGCTAAACACCTGGACAATGTCATTGTACATACTCCCGGCCAAGAAGTGGATATCCTTAAAAAACATCTTCCAGAACTTCTTCAAGCAAATAAAAAAGGCGCCATTTTTGTCGGAAGCCAATATCTGGCTAATCCGCAGCGCAAAGCTATCCTAGCGGAACTTCTTAATGCCAAGCATAAGACTCCGGGCCTATCCTTAAATATTATGCAGGGGAAGGGAAATAGCCAAGGATCAAGATTAGCAGGGATGAGGCCCGATATCGGCCCCTTAGGTACATCTCCAAACCAGCCTGGTTTTGATTCAATCAAAGTTTTTGAGGAAACAGCCCGCTCGGGATGGGACCTTTTATATGTTGCAGGAGCCAACCCCGCGGCTAACTTCTCAAAAGAACACTGGCAAACGATCCGTTCAAAACTACAATTTCTCGTCGTACAGGACCTTTTCCTAAATGAAACTGCACAGACTGCTGATGTTGTTCTGCCTGCCCTATGTTTTATTGAAAAGAGAGGTTCTTTCATTAATATTGAAGGGCGTATTCAACAGATACATCCAGGAAAAGATATTCCTAAAGATATTTATAGCGACGGTGAAATATTCTCCCTCATCGCACAAAAAATAGATAATACACGCACTCTAGCACTGGATAGCCAATTTGCAGAGAAACTGAAAGCTGAACGTTTAATCATACGTCACAAAGAATCTATTGAAGGGCCTTTCCCGATGGATACAGCTTCTTCTAAAGAAGGGCTAAAAGCAACTTTTGCACGCGTATTATTTGACCGTGGTGTACGTATGAAGCATGATCCGCACCTTATCCAACTCGCAAAATCACCTTTTATCAGGATCCATCCAAAAGAAGCGCTGGTGCGCAGCCTTAAAGATGGAGATAAGGTCCGCTTGTCTGCCAATGAGAAATCCATTACAGGAAAAGTAAAGCTAGATTCTAATGTGGCTGATAATACCATTGTGCTACCTGTGGGATTCGGAGATCTTCCTGTACATGAATTAGCAAATAATTTGTTAAATGGCCTAGTCATTGAACTAAGAAAAGAAGTTTAA
- a CDS encoding NADH-quinone oxidoreductase subunit C, giving the protein MNTIEAVEKLKQELGENSFQIVEFRGETTIHVKKDQLKKALSALKQAANGFEVLMDLTGVDYIQPHKHTKVVYWLFNPTNYERIRVVVSVDREEPLPSVTDLWIGANWYERELYDLFGVLFEGHPQLKRILMPDDWKGHPLRRDYALTEESVEFKHNVKPKVPSEIIPYVKKYK; this is encoded by the coding sequence ATGAATACCATTGAAGCAGTAGAGAAACTCAAGCAGGAACTAGGCGAAAACTCATTTCAGATCGTAGAGTTTCGCGGCGAGACAACAATTCACGTAAAAAAAGATCAGCTTAAAAAAGCCTTGTCAGCTTTAAAACAGGCAGCAAATGGTTTCGAAGTATTGATGGACTTGACCGGAGTCGACTACATACAGCCCCATAAGCATACAAAAGTGGTCTATTGGCTTTTTAATCCAACCAACTATGAGAGAATTCGGGTCGTTGTTTCTGTCGACAGGGAAGAGCCTTTACCTTCTGTGACAGATCTTTGGATAGGCGCCAATTGGTATGAAAGAGAATTATACGATCTTTTTGGAGTTTTATTTGAGGGCCACCCCCAATTAAAACGCATCCTGATGCCTGACGACTGGAAAGGACATCCATTGAGACGAGATTATGCCCTGACAGAAGAGTCAGTAGAATTTAAACATAATGTTAAACCCAAAGTTCCATCAGAAATAATCCCTTATGTCAAAAAGTACAAATAA
- a CDS encoding amino acid carrier protein: protein MELKSLLEYFNHHFTLFAIFPAMILVGLYLSFKLRFVQIFKLKKSFASLIKSNSSEEGTISRFEAISAVLAGNFGTGNISGMAVAIATGGPGALVWMWIMAFFGTVIQYASCILGVSYRHKTSASEFAGGPMYYLRDGLGYNKLAALFAIFTLFGAITVGNFVQINSVVLPLQKMGFDPLLCGFAMAALVGIVILGGIKRLASFASYIVPFKAVIYLAAALIIIFFNLDKLGPAFKTMFEHAFGLSSVAGGVMGVSVLKAMTTGFDRGLFATDTGTGIVPILQANARSEHPVMDGIATLAAPLMVMIVCTATGLVLIMTGAWLEPGLQSTNMVTHAFTTGLGTSFGGYIVIFSLILFAYTTILAWSYCGEKAVEFLVGQKYAYWFRYFYIALVPVGCIIYLDLVWILADISITLMLFINLVGVVGLSKHVITSSKEFNKAENA from the coding sequence ATGGAATTGAAAAGTCTTCTCGAATACTTCAATCATCATTTCACGCTTTTTGCCATTTTTCCTGCCATGATCCTGGTAGGGCTCTACCTTTCATTCAAACTACGTTTTGTTCAAATCTTCAAACTCAAAAAAAGTTTTGCATCACTAATTAAATCCAATAGCTCCGAAGAAGGCACTATCAGTCGATTTGAAGCGATTTCAGCCGTGCTAGCGGGTAATTTCGGAACGGGCAACATTTCCGGTATGGCAGTAGCTATAGCTACAGGCGGCCCCGGCGCCTTGGTTTGGATGTGGATCATGGCATTTTTCGGCACAGTGATTCAATACGCTAGCTGTATTTTGGGAGTTAGCTATAGACATAAGACTTCTGCTTCAGAGTTTGCGGGAGGTCCTATGTACTATCTTAGAGACGGCTTAGGATACAATAAACTTGCAGCCTTGTTCGCTATATTCACTCTTTTTGGTGCTATTACTGTAGGAAATTTTGTCCAGATCAACTCCGTCGTGCTCCCTCTGCAAAAAATGGGATTCGATCCTCTGTTATGCGGATTTGCAATGGCTGCTTTGGTTGGCATTGTCATTTTGGGGGGGATCAAGCGGCTTGCATCCTTTGCTTCCTATATCGTTCCTTTCAAAGCTGTTATCTACTTAGCCGCAGCGCTTATTATCATCTTTTTTAATCTCGATAAATTAGGTCCCGCTTTCAAAACTATGTTTGAACATGCTTTTGGTTTATCTTCTGTTGCAGGCGGCGTCATGGGCGTTAGCGTGCTGAAGGCAATGACAACAGGCTTTGACCGCGGCTTATTTGCGACTGATACAGGTACAGGCATAGTGCCGATTTTGCAGGCGAATGCACGTTCTGAACACCCTGTAATGGACGGAATTGCAACTTTAGCGGCTCCCTTGATGGTAATGATCGTCTGTACGGCAACAGGACTTGTTTTAATCATGACAGGTGCGTGGCTTGAGCCTGGGCTTCAAAGCACTAATATGGTAACACATGCCTTCACTACAGGGTTAGGAACTTCTTTTGGCGGATATATCGTTATTTTCTCCCTCATTCTGTTTGCATATACGACGATTTTAGCTTGGTCCTATTGCGGAGAAAAGGCAGTGGAATTCCTTGTGGGCCAAAAATATGCTTACTGGTTCCGCTACTTTTACATTGCTTTGGTTCCTGTGGGCTGCATCATCTATTTGGACTTAGTATGGATATTAGCCGACATTTCTATCACACTTATGTTATTCATCAATTTAGTGGGCGTGGTTGGGTTGTCCAAACATGTCATTACATCTAGCAAAGAATTTAATAAGGCAGAAAATGCTTAG
- the nuoF gene encoding NADH-quinone oxidoreductase subunit NuoF, producing the protein MAEKRVLLANIDKENQAQIDTYEANGGYKAIRKAIPNIAPNDLIEIVKQSGLRGRGGAGFSTGMKWGFVPKDPSLPKYLVCNCDESEPGTFKDRLLIEKDPHQLIEGMILASYAIGAKKAFIYCRGEYFEGLKRLRKAVEEAKSKKYLGHNLFGSDYSLDIIVHPGAGAYIAGEETALLNSLEGLRATPRLKPPFPAVAGLYSKPTVINNVETLCNVVHIVNNGAEWYQSIGKPKNTGTKIFQVSGHVQKPGCFEFALGVTLREVLDAAGGMFPGTTFKACYPGGSSCSVLTARDLDITMEFETLAARGSALGTASIIVMNDTADMVKVALRLMQFYQNESCGKCTPCREGTRWVVQMLTRLEAGHGTYRDLDVIEQICKNMEENSFCPLAAGAAPPVVSAIKEFKNEFEMYIQRNPNAQGHPKMKVSYPYL; encoded by the coding sequence ATGGCTGAGAAACGCGTTCTGCTTGCCAATATCGATAAAGAGAACCAAGCGCAGATAGATACTTATGAAGCAAATGGCGGGTATAAGGCTATTCGCAAGGCTATCCCTAATATTGCCCCTAACGACCTTATCGAGATAGTAAAGCAATCTGGTTTGCGTGGAAGGGGAGGAGCCGGTTTCTCCACAGGGATGAAATGGGGATTTGTCCCTAAAGATCCTTCTTTACCCAAATACCTAGTTTGTAACTGTGATGAAAGCGAACCCGGCACCTTTAAAGATAGATTGCTGATTGAAAAAGATCCGCATCAACTTATTGAAGGGATGATCCTTGCAAGCTATGCCATAGGTGCAAAAAAAGCATTTATTTACTGCAGAGGCGAATATTTTGAAGGACTGAAAAGACTGCGTAAAGCCGTAGAAGAAGCCAAAAGTAAGAAGTATCTTGGACATAATCTATTCGGATCCGATTATTCTCTAGATATCATTGTACATCCTGGTGCAGGAGCCTACATTGCCGGCGAGGAAACAGCCCTGCTCAACTCTCTCGAAGGGTTGCGGGCAACCCCGCGTTTAAAGCCCCCATTTCCTGCCGTTGCCGGACTCTATAGCAAACCCACCGTCATCAACAATGTCGAGACACTTTGTAATGTTGTCCATATCGTGAATAATGGCGCCGAATGGTACCAGAGTATAGGAAAGCCAAAGAACACAGGTACAAAAATATTCCAAGTGAGCGGACATGTTCAAAAACCGGGCTGTTTCGAATTTGCCTTAGGAGTTACTTTGCGCGAAGTTCTTGATGCTGCTGGTGGAATGTTTCCTGGAACAACCTTTAAGGCCTGTTATCCCGGAGGATCTTCTTGTTCAGTCCTGACGGCCCGCGATCTAGACATCACTATGGAATTTGAAACTCTTGCAGCCAGAGGCTCAGCCTTAGGAACAGCTTCCATTATCGTCATGAATGACACCGCAGATATGGTCAAGGTCGCTTTAAGACTGATGCAGTTTTACCAGAACGAATCTTGTGGTAAATGTACCCCTTGCCGCGAAGGAACTCGTTGGGTTGTGCAAATGCTTACAAGATTAGAAGCCGGCCACGGTACCTACAGAGATTTGGATGTGATCGAGCAAATATGCAAAAACATGGAAGAAAACTCTTTTTGTCCATTAGCTGCCGGCGCTGCTCCTCCAGTAGTAAGCGCTATTAAAGAATTTAAAAATGAGTTTGAGATGTATATACAGCGTAACCCTAACGCTCAAGGACATCCAAAAATGAAAGTATCTTATCCCTACTTATAA